In the Panulirus ornatus isolate Po-2019 chromosome 57, ASM3632096v1, whole genome shotgun sequence genome, one interval contains:
- the LOC139766147 gene encoding uncharacterized protein yields the protein MTSKVLLLATLVGAALARPDTVPAYGAPSHPQPSYSAPAHPRPSYSAPAHPRPSYSAPAPGYSAPTYPDTPPQYNSQYAVKDDYSGNDFGHQETRDGYDTQGTYYVQLPDGRLQKVTYYVNGDSGYVAEVSYEGEAQYSAYQPAPAPSYGHAPAPSYRPAPAPSYRPAPAPSYRPAPAPSYA from the exons ATGACTTCCAAG GTCTTACTATTGGCGACCCTCGTGGGCGCAGCCCTCGCTCGCCCAGACACTGTTCCGGCATACGGTGCCCCAtctcacccacaaccctcctacagCGCCCCCGCCCACCCCAGACCATCCTACAGCGCCCCCGCCCATCCAAGACCATCCTACAGCGCCCCCGCCCCCGGTTACTCTGCTCCCACTTATCCTGAT ACTCCTCCACAGTACAACTCCCAGTATGCCGTCAAGGACGACTACTCCGGCAACGACTTCGGCCACCAGGAGACCCGAGACGGttacgacacccagggaacaTACTACGTCCAGCTCcccgacggtcgtctgcagaAGGTGACTTACTACGTGAACGGTGATTCCGGCTATGTGGCGGAGGTCAGCTACGAGGGCGAGGCCCAATACTCCGCCTACCAGCCCGCTCCAGCACCCTCCTACGGCCACgcccctgctccctcctacaGGCCCGCCCCAGCTCCCTCCTACAGGCCCGCCCCAGCTCCCTCCTACAGGCCCGCCCCAGCACCTTCCTATGCTTAA
- the LOC139766149 gene encoding uncharacterized protein, translating into MTSKVLLLATLVGAALARPDTVPAYGAPSHPQPSYSAPAHPRPSYSAPAHPRPSYSAPAPGYSAPTYPYTPPQYNSQYAVRDDYSGNDFGHQETRDGYDTQGTYYVQLPDGRLQKVTYYVNGDSGYVAEVSYEGEAQYSAYQPAPAPSYGHAPAPSYRPAPAPSYRPAPAPSYA; encoded by the exons ATGACTTCCAAG GTCTTACTATTGGCGACCCTCGTGGGCGCAGCCCTCGCTCGCCCCGACACTGTTCCGGCATACGGTGCCCCAtctcacccacaaccctcctacagCGCCCCCGCCCACCCCAGACCATCCTACAGCGCCCCCGCCCACCCAAGACCGTCCTACAGCGCCCCCGCCCCCGGTTACTCTGCTCCCACTTATCCTTAT ACTCCTCCACAGTACAATTCCCAGTACGCCGTCAGAGACGACTACTCCGGCAACGACTTCGGCCACCAGGAGACCCGAGACGGttacgacacccagggaacaTACTACGTCCAGCTCcccgacggtcgtctgcagaAGGTGACTTACTACGTGAACGGTGATTCCGGCTATGTGGCGGAGGTCAGCTACGAGGGCGAGGCCCAATACTCCGCCTACCAGCCTGCCCCAGCACCCTCCTACGGCCACGCCCCTGCTCCTTCCTATAGACCTGCCCCAGCACCCTCCTACAGGCCCGCTCCAGCACCCTCATATGCTTAA
- the LOC139766172 gene encoding uncharacterized protein, whose translation CGLPLQVLLLATLVVAALARPDTVPAYGAPSHPQPSYSAPAHPRPSYSAPAHPRPSYSAPAPGYSAPTYPDTPPQYSSQYAVKDDYSGNDFGHDESRDGYNTEGSYYTLLPDGRLQKVTYYVNGDSGYVAEVTYEGEAQYPTYQPGPAPSYGHAPAPSYRPAPSPSYRPAPAPSYA comes from the exons TGTGGCCTTCCCTTGCAGGTCTTACTATTGGCGACCCTCGTGGTCGCAGCCCTCGCTCGCCCCGACACTGTTCCGGCATACGGTGCCCCAtctcacccacaaccctcctacagCGCCCCCGCCCATCCAAGACCGTCCTACAGCGCCCCCGCCCACCCAAGACCGTCCTACAGCGCCCCCGCTCCCGGTTACTCTGCTCCCACCTATCCTGAT ACTCCTCCACAGTACAGTTCCCAGTACGCCGTCAAGGACGACTACTCCGGCAACGACTTCGGCCACGACGAAAGCCGGGATGGCTACAACACCGAGGGCTCCTATTACACTCTTcttcccgacggtcgtctgcagaAGGTGACTTACTACGTGAACGGCGATTCCGGCTATGTGGCGGAGGTTACCTACGAGGGCGAGGCCCAGTACCCTACCTACCAGCCTGGCCCAGCACCCTCCTACGGCCACGCCCCTGCGCCCTCCTATAGGCCCGCCCCATCACCCTCCTACAGGCCCGCCCCAGCACCCTCATATGCTTAA
- the LOC139766173 gene encoding cuticle protein 18.6-like: CGLTLQVLLLATLVVATLARPDTAPAYGAPSRPQPSYSAPAHPRPSYSAPAPGYSAPTYPDTPPQYSSQYAVKDDYSGNDFGHDESRDGYNTEGSYYTLLPDGRLQKVTYYVNGDSGYVAEVSYEGEAQYPTYQPGPSPSYGHAPAPSYRPAPAPSYRPAPAPSYA, from the exons TGTGGCCTTACTTTGCAGGTCCTACTATTGGCGACTCTCGTTGTCGCCACCCTTGCACGTCCCGACACTGCCCCGGCATACGGTGCCCCCTCTCGCCCACAACCCTCCTACAGCGCCCCCGCCCACCCAAGACCGTCCTACAGCGCCCCCGCCCCCGGTTACTCTGCTCCCACTTATCCTGAT ACTCCTCCACAGTACAGTTCCCAGTACGCCGTCAAGGACGACTACTCCGGCAACGACTTCGGCCACGACGAAAGCCGGGATGGCTACAACACCGAGGGCTCCTATTACACTCTTcttcccgacggtcgtctgcagaAGGTGACTTACTACGTGAACGGCGATTCCGGCTACGTGGCGGAGGTTAGCTACGAGGGCGAGGCCCAGTACCCTACCTACCAGCCTGGCCCATCACCTTCCTACGGCCACGCCCCTGCGCCCTCCTATAGGCCCGCCCCAGCACCCTCCTACAGGCCAGCCCCAGCACCCTCATATGCTTAA
- the LOC139766446 gene encoding uncharacterized protein gives MTSKVLVLATLVVATLARPDTAPAYGGPSRPQPSYSAPAHPRPSYRAPAHPRPSYSAPAPGYSAPTYPDTPPQYSSQYAVKDDYSGNDFGHDESRDGYNTEGSYYALLPDGRLQKVTYYVNGDSGYVAEVSYEGEAQYSAYQPAPAPSYGHAPAPSYRPAPAPSYRPAPAPSYA, from the exons ATGACTTCCAAG GTCCTAGTATTGGCCACCCTCGTGGTCGCCACCCTCGCTCGCCCCGACACTGCCCCGGCATACGGTGGTCCCTCTCGCCCACAGCCCTCCTACAGCGCCCCCGCCCACCCAAGACCGTCCTACAGAGCCCCCGCCCACCCCAGACCATCCTACAGCGCCCCCGCTCCCGGTTACTCTGCTCCCACTTATCCTGAT ACTCCTCCCCAGTACAGTTCCCAGTACGCCGTCAAGGACGACTACTCCGGCAACGACTTCGGCCACGACGAAAGCCGGGATGGCTACAACACCGAGGGCTCCTATTACGCTCTTcttcccgacggtcgtctgcagaAGGTGACTTACTACGTGAACGGCGATTCCGGCTATGTGGCGGAGGTTAGCTACGAGGGCGAGGCCCAGTACTCCGCCTACCAGCCTGCCCCAGCTCCCTCCTACGGCCATGCTCCTGCTCCCTCCTACAGGCCCGCCCCAGCACCCTCTTACAGGCCCGCCCCAGCACCTTCTTATGCTTAA
- the LOC139766447 gene encoding uncharacterized protein, translating into MMTSKVLVLATLVVATLARPDTAPAYSAPSHPQPSYSAPAHPRPSYSAPAHPRPSYSAPAPGYSAPTYPDTPPQYSSQYAVKDDYSGNDFGHDESRDGYNTQGSYYALLPDSRLQKVNYYVNGDSGYVAEVSYEGEAQYSAYQPAPAPSYGHAPAPSYSPVPAPSYRPAPAPSYA; encoded by the exons ATGATGACTTCCAAG GTCCTTGTATTGGCCACCCTTGTGGTCGCCACCCTCGCTCGCCCCGACACTGCCCCGGCATACAGTgccccctctcacccacaaccctcctacagCGCCCCCGCCCACCCAAGACCGTCCTACAGCGCCCCCGCCCATCCCAGACCGTCCTACAGCGCCCCCGCCCCCGGCTACTCTGCTCCCACTTATCCTGAT ACTCCTCCCCAGTACAGTTCCCAGTACGCCGTCAAGGACGACTACTCTGGCAACGACTTCGGCCACGACGAAAGCCGGGATGGCTACAACACCCAGGGCTCGTATTACGCTCTTCTTCCCGACAGTCGTCTGCAGAAGGTAAATTACTACGTGAACGGCGACTCCGGCTACGTGGCGGAGGTTAGCTACGAGGGCGAGGCCCAATACTCCGCCTACCAGCCTGCCCCAGCACCCTCCTACGGCCACGCCCCTGCGCCCTCCTATAGCCCTGTCCCAGCACCCTCCTACAGGCCCGCCCCAGCACCTTCCTATGCTTAA
- the LOC139766174 gene encoding uncharacterized protein → MAAKVLLLLLAALVAAAHARPDSTPGYGAPAHPRPSYSAPAHPRPSYNAPAPSYSAPTYAEQGPAQYNFQYAVKDDYSGNDFGHQETRDGYNTEGSYYTLLPDGRLQKVTYYVNGDSGYVAEVSYEGEAQYPTYQPAPAPSYGHAPAPSYRPAPAPSYRPAPSYQWRIQWKSIREKRSEGASQNALPADGRIEMPVTQISEAVEDRGQITGGNSGAWDRKRLSSHISTTTNMAAKVLLLLLAALMAAAFARPDSTQGYVVPARPTPSYSAPTQPRPSYNVPAPGYTAPTYVDKPAKYDFNWAVKDDYGNDFGHQETRDGYDIQGSYYVLLPDGRLQKVTYYVSGDSGYVAEVTYEGEAQYPAYQPAPAPSYVPASVPSYVPAPAPSYVPATTPSYRPTPTPSYRPTPTPSYRPTPSYYPTPRSPIISKE, encoded by the exons atGGCTGCtaag gtcctcctgctgctactggcCGCCCTCGTGGCCGCCGCCCACGCCCGCCCAGACTCTACCCCAGGATACGGCGCCCCCGCCCACCCAAGACCCTCCTACAGCGCCCCCGCCCACCCCAGACCCTCCTACAACGCCCCCGCCCCCAGCTACTCTGCTCCTACTTATGCTGAACAG GGTCCTGCCCAGTACAACTTCCAGTACGCCGTCAAGGACGACTATTCCGGCAACGACTTCGGCCACCAGGAAACTCGGGATGGCTACAACACCGAGGGCTCCTATTACACTCTTcttcccgacggtcgtctgcagaAGGTGACTTACTACGTGAACGGCGACTCCGGCTACGTGGCGGAGGTTAGCTATGAGGGCGAGGCCCAGTACCCTACCTACCAGCCTGCCCCAGCACCTTCCTACGGCCACGCCCCTGCTCCTTCCTACAGGCCTGCCCCAGCACCCTCCTACAGGCCTGCCCCATCCTAT CAGTGGCGTATCCAGTGGAAAAGTATCAGAGAAAAGAGGTCAGAAGGCGCCTCTCAGAATGCTCTTCCGGCAGATGGACGAATAGAGATGCCAGTGACGCAGATCTCAGAAGCTGTTGAAGacagaggacagataacaggaggtaATTCTGGAGCTTGGGACAGAAAAAGG TTGTCTTCacacatcagcaccaccaccaatatGGCAGCTAag gtcctcctgctgctactggcCGCTCTCATGGCCGCCGCCTTCGCCCGCCCAGACTCTACCCAGGGATATGTTGTCCCCGCTCGTCCTACACCCTCCTACAGCGCCCCCACCCAACCCAGACCGTCCTACAACGTCCCCGCCCCTGGCTACACTGCACCTACGTATGTTGAC AAACCCGCCAAGTACGACTTCAACTGGGCTGTGAAGGACGACTACGGCAACGACTTCGGCCACCAGGAGACCCGGGACGGCTACGACATCCAGGGCTCCTACTACGTCCTGcttcccgacggtcgtctgcagaAGGTGACTTACTACGTGAGCGGCGACTCCGGCTACGTAGCGGAGGTCACCTACGAGGGCGAGGCCCAGTACCCTGCTTACCAGCCTGCCCCAGCACCCTCCTATGTCCCTGCCTCTGTTCCCTCCTATGTCCCCGCCCCTGCACCCTCCTACGTCCCCGCCACAACACCTTCCTACAGGCCTACCCCAACACCTTCCTACAGGCCTACCCCAACACCTTCCTACAGGCCGACCCCATCCTACTACCCAACTCCGAGGAGCCCCATCATATCCAAAGAGTAA